GCTCGCCCCCTGGCTGGTGACCCCGCTGCTGATGGTGGGCGGCGGCTTCCTCTGCTTCGAGGGCTTCGAGAAGCTCGCCCACAAGCTGCTGCACCGCGAGGAGGACGATGCCCACCGCGGCGAGCTGCGCACGGCGCTCTCGGACCCGCAGGTGGACCTGGTCGCGCTCGAGCGCGACAAGATCAAGGGCGCGGTGCGCACCGACTTCATCCTCTCCGCGGAGATCATCGCCATCACGCTGGGCACCGTGGCCGCGGCCTCCTTCAGCACCCGGCTGGTGGTGCTCGCGGGCATCGCCGTGGTGATGACGGTGGGCGTGTACGGGCTCGTCGCGGGCATCGTGAAGCTGGACGACGCGGGCCTCTTCCTCAGCCGCCGCCCGGGGGGCGGCGCGCAGGGCCTGGGCCGTGGCATCCTCGCCGCCGCGCCCTGGCTGATGAAGGGGCTGTCCGTCGCGGGCACCGCGGCCATGTTCCTGGTGGGCGGCGGCATCCTCGTGCACGGCCTGCCCTTCCTCCACCACCTGGAGGAGGGGCTGCAGGAGCACGCGGGCGCGCTCGCATCGCTCGTGCCTCCGCTGCTCAGCGCGCTCGTAGGGGTGATGGCGGGAGGCCTCATCCTCCTCGTCGTCACGCTCGTGCAGCGGGTGGTGCGCGGCGCGAAGGCGGGCCCGGGCAAGGGCCCGGTGGC
This genomic interval from Aggregicoccus sp. 17bor-14 contains the following:
- a CDS encoding DUF808 domain-containing protein — its product is MAGTSLIALIDDIASVLDDVAVLTKVAAKKTAGVLGDDLALNAQQVAGVRAERELPVVWAVAKGSLVNKAILVPAALAISALAPWLVTPLLMVGGGFLCFEGFEKLAHKLLHREEDDAHRGELRTALSDPQVDLVALERDKIKGAVRTDFILSAEIIAITLGTVAAASFSTRLVVLAGIAVVMTVGVYGLVAGIVKLDDAGLFLSRRPGGGAQGLGRGILAAAPWLMKGLSVAGTAAMFLVGGGILVHGLPFLHHLEEGLQEHAGALASLVPPLLSALVGVMAGGLILLVVTLVQRVVRGAKAGPGKGPVAGAK